In Paracoccus contaminans, the genomic stretch GCTGACAGCATTCTTGCAGGCTGACCCGGCTTTGACTAACAACCGAAGGCATTTGTAAGGGCGGGGTCACCGTGGAACGTCGAGTCTTTCTGGGAACGATGACCGCGGCGCTGGCCGGCGGGGTGGTCGGGGCGCGCGCCCAGACGGCCGCGCCCTTCGGCTTTGAGGAGGTCGCGCGGCTGGCCGCCGATCTGGCGCGCGCCGGCTTTGCCCCGCCGCAGGAAAGGCTGGAGCCGCCCTTCGCCGATCTGGGCTATGATGCCTATCGCGGTATCCGCTTCAGGCGCGAGGCCGATCCCTGGCGGGATCTGGGCCGCTTCGGCCTTGATCTGCTGCCGCCGGGGATGCTTTTCAACGTGCCGGTGCGGATCAACCTGGTCGAGAACGGCGTTCCGCGGAACCTGCCGTTCGACCCTTCGGTGTTCGAATTTTCCCCGAACGGCTTTCCGCCCGATGCGGCAAAGGCGGCGCCCGGCGACATGGGCTGGTCGGGGTTCCGCCTGCGCACGGTGCTCAACCGCCCCGGCCTACTGGACGAGCTGGCGGTGTTCCAGGGGGCCAGCTATTTCCGCGTGATCGGCCGCGGTAATGTCTATGGCCTGTCGATGCGCGGACTGGCGATCGGGACCGGCAGCGCCCAGGGCGAGGAGTTTCCCGCCTTTCGCGAGTTCTGGATCACCAGCCCGACGCCGGACAGCGAATCGCTCACGGTTCTGGCACTGCTGGACAGCCCGTCGGTGGCCGGCGCCTATGAATTCGTGCTGACGCCGGGGACCGATACGGTCGTGAACACGCGCCTTGCGCTGTTCCCGCGGCGCGAGATGGCGGATGCGGGCATTGCGCCGCTGACCTCGATGTTCTGGTTCGGGCCGGGCGATCGCGGCAATGTCGATGATTACCGGCCCGGCGTTCATGACAGCGACGGCCTTCAGATGGTGACCGGCGGGGGCGAGCATCTGTGGCGCAGCCTGTCGAACCCGGCGGCGCTGCAGATTTCCGCCTTTTCGGATCGCGATCCCCGCGGCTTCGGCCTGATGCAGCGGGACCGGCGCTTTTCGTCCTTTGAGGATGCCGAGACGCGCTATCAGGACCGCCCTTCGGCCTGGATCGCCCCCGAGGGCGACTGGGGCCAGGGCAGCGTGGTGCTGATCGAGATCCCGGTCGATACCGAATTCAACGACAATATCGTCAGCTTCTGGCAGCCGGCCCAGCCGCTCGCCGCAGGGGTGCGGCATGATTTCGCCTACCGCATGGCAATCGGCATGGCGCCCGCGCCCAGAACGCCGATCGCCCAGGTGGTGCAGACCCGATCGGGGCTGGCCGTTAACGGCCGCGCAACGCGCAGCTTCCTGATCGACTATGACCTTGCGCCCTTTGTCGATCAGCCCGATCCGGTCGCCAGCGTGACCGCCTCGGACGGGGCCATTGACCATGCCTATGTCATGCGCCTGCCCGAGGCGGGGGTGATGCGCCTTGCCTTCGAGTTCCGGCCCGAACGGGCCGAGCTGGCCGAACTGACCGCGCGCCTCGACAGCGGCAATGTCCGCATGAGCGAGACCTGGCTCTATCGCTGGACCAGGGAATAACGCCGTGAACCCCGAACAGGCGGCCGATCCGGGCTGGGCAGGCACCGCGGCTTTGCAGGCGGGAACGGCAACGCGCGCCGCAGGTTCTGCGCCCATGTCCGGCGCTGCGGGCGACCGCGCCTTCTTGCCGCCGGTCCCCCCCGAGGCGCCCCTGGCCATGCCAGTCCAGGATTTTGCGGCCCCCCCGCCCCCCGGCCCCGCGCGCGAGCGGCCTGCCCCATCCGTCCTTCTGGCACGGCTGATCGCCTTTGGAGGCTGCGCGCTGATCGTGGCGCTGGGCTTTTGGCAGATGCTGCTGGTCTTCGGCGGCCAGGTGCAGCCGTTGCAATGGGCGCTGCTGGTGTTCTTCACGCTGACATTCGGCTGGGTGGGGTTCAGCTTCTGCTCGCTTCTGGCCGGGCTGATCGCGCAGCAACCGCAGACTCCGGCCGATCCGGGGGAGGCGCGCATCGCGGTGGTCATGCCCGTCTATCACGAGGATCCGGCCGACAGCATGGGCCTGCTGGCGGCGCTGGCGGACGAGCTGGCGGCGGCCGGCATGGCGGACCGGGCGGAAATCTTCGTGCTGTCCGACAGCCGCGATCCTGATTTCTTCGCGGCCGAGACGCTGGCCGTGGCCGCGCTGCGCGAGACCTGCCCCCTGCCGGTCTGGTATCGCCGCCGGACCGACAACACCGGCCGCAAGGCAGGCAACATCGCCGAGTTCGTGCGCCGCTGGGGCGGGTGTTATGACCAGATGGTGGTGCTGGATGCCGACAGCGTGGTCGGCGGCACCGTGATCCGGGAGATGAGCGCGCGGATGTCGGCCGACCCGGCGCTGGCGCTGATCCAGACGATCCCGATGCTGGTCGGCGGGCAGACACTGTTTTCCCGCGTGATCCAGTTCGCCGGCCGCGTCTATGGGCCGCCCATCGCCCGCGGCGTTGCTGCATGGTCGGGGGATGACGGCAACTTCTGGGGCCATAACGCGATGATCCGGGTGCGGGCCTTCGCGGCCTGCTGCGGCCTGCCCGAGCTGCCGGGCAATCCGCCCTTCGGCGGCACCATCCTGTCCCATGACTTCGTCGAGGCGGCGCTGCTGCGCCGGGCGGGCTGGAAGGTCCGGCTCGACTGGGACCTGCGCGCCAGCTATGAGGGCAGCCCCCCGACGCTCTTGGACATGGCGGTGCGCGAACGGCGCTGGGCGCAGGGCAACCTGCAGCATCTGCGGCTGATCGGGGCAAGGGGCTTCAGCTGGATCAGCCGGGTGCATTTCACCATCGGAATCCTTGGCTTCCTGATGAGCCCGGTCTGGCTGGCGATGATCCTGGTCGGGCTGGCGCTGACCGCCAAGGTGATCCTGTCAAAGCCCGAATATTTCCCCAACAGCTATCAGCTGTTCCCCGACTGGCCGACATTCGATTCAACCCGGATGACATGGCTTCTGGCCGCCGCCATGGGGCTGCTGCTGGTGCCCAAATTCGTCGCCGTGATCCGCGCCTGGCGGCGGCCGCTGGCGGCCAATGCGGGCGGACGCTCGCGTATCCTTGCCTCGGCCCTGTTCGAAACGGTGCTGTCGGCCCTGATCGCGCCCGTCCAGATGCTGATCCAGACCCGCCAGATCGCCGAGATCCTGCGCGGCCGCAACTCGGGCTGGGAAAGCCAGGTCCGCAAGGGCTCGATGCCGCCTTGGCGGCTGGTTCTCAGCCGGCACTGGATCCATGTCGCCTCGGGGCTGGCGGTGCTGGCCGTCGTGGCGATGCTGTCGCCGGGCCAGCTGATCTGGCTGTCGCCCATCCTGGCCGGGCTGATCCTGTCGCCGGCGATCTCGCGCTGGACAGCCTCGCCCGTGTTCGGACGCTGGGCGCGGATGGCGGGCCTGCTGGTCACCCCCGAGGAACGGCAGACCCCCGAGCTGCTGGTTGCCTCGGGCGCGCAGATCCGCCGCCTTCGGCAGGACGGCTCGGCGACGCTGGCGCTTGGCGCCGATCCGGCGGCGATGGCGCGCCACAGGGCGCTGCTGGCGCCGCTGCCGGCGCGTCCGGCGGCCGAGCGGCTGCCCGCGATCGCCGCGGCCGCCAAGATCGCCGCCGCATCCTCGCAGGCCGAGGCGCTGTCATTCCTGGACCGCGGCGAAAAGGCTGCCCTGCTATCCGATCCCCATCTGCTCGCCGCCTGGGCCGCCCTGCCCCGATGAGCCGGATCGCCTGGCTGGACATGCTGCGCGGCTATGCGCTGCTTTGCATCATGCTGAACCACATGCCGCTGGGCTGGCTGCGCCAGTTCACGCTGGGCAATTTCGCGGTGTTCGACGCGGCCGAGCTGTTCGTCCTGCTGTCGGGGTTTCTGGTCGGGCTGGTCTGGATCAAGGTCGAGGCGCAGGACGGCCGGCGGACCGCCCAGTGGCGCTTTCTGCGCCGGGCCGCGCAGGTCTGGTTGGCGCTGGTGATCGGCGGGGTGCTGCTGGCGCTGCTGTCGCGGGGGCTGTTCGCGCTGGGCCTGAACCATACCGCGATCTGGTCCGAATATGCGCGCTGGATCGTGACATATCCGCTGCCCTATATCGGCACGCTGGCCCTGTTGTGGATGCAGCCGAACCTGCTGGACGTGCTGGCGTTGTATGTCATCCTGCTGGGGCTGGCGCCGGTTACGGTTCCGATGCTGCTGAACAGGCCCCTGTGGTTCGGTGCGGGTTCGCTCGCGCTGTGGCTGGCGGCGGTGCCGCTGAACGCGGCGCTGCCCAATCAGCGGGTCGAGGGCGGGCTGCTGTTCAATCCCTTCGGCTGGCAGATGCTGTTCTTTGCCGGCGTGGCGATGGGCGCGTTCCGCCGCCGCTTCATGCCTGCGCTGCTGCGCCGGGCGGGCTGGATCACGGCCCTGGCCGCTGGCGTCTCGCTCTACAGCCTGGGCATGGCGGCGCTGTGGCGGCTGGGTCCGGGGGGCAAGCGGCTGGCAGACGTGATGTGGAACGCGGTCGGGGTGGTGGACAAATGGTCGCTCGACGGGGTCCGCTTCGCGGCGATCATCGCCGCAAGCTGGCTGGTTGCGGTTCCCTGTGCGCCTGCGCTGGCGATGATGGCGGGCACGCGGCTGGGCCGGGCCGCGGCGCTGATCGGCCGCGGAGGATTGTTCTCGTTCGTCGCCTGCGTGCTGCTTTCGGTGCTGGGCGATGCGCTGGCGATGAACCCGCCGGGCGCAGGGGCGCTGCGCCGGATCTGCATCGACATATGGACAATCGCCGCGCTGTGGCTGCTGTCATTCCTGTGGATGAACCGGCCGGGGCGGCGGCGGCAGATGCCCGCCCGTGCCTGACGGCACCCCGGCCCCGGTGCAGTGCTGACAAACACCGGGCGGACGGCTTATCCGCGGGCAGAGCGCCTGCGCGCATCGGCCATGACGCCGCGCTTGAGCTCCATCAGCGCGATTCGCCGCCCCAAGGCGCGGCGCTCGGCCTCATCCTCGATCTGATCCATCACGGCGCGCTGGACGGCGATATCCTTGGCCAGCTGCATCTCGGGCGGCAGAAAGCCGCCATCGGCCATCATCCGGTGCAACACGTCATCGGCCGATTCGCGCAGCCGCACCGGGTCGAGCGGCCGCCCCTCGCCCGCAAGGCCCGACAACTGCCCCTTTGCGGCGGCCTCGTCGGTGCGGCGCAGGGCGATCCGTTCGAACCAGTGCATCGCGTGTTTCCCTAAAGGGCCTTGAGCTGCTGCAGCGCGGCGCGGATGCGGGCGATGTCCTCGTCCAGCTCGGCCAGACGGGCGCGGGTTTCCTCGATCACCTCCGGCTCGGCATTCTGGGCAAAGCGAGGATTGGACAGGCGCGCGCGCAGCCCTTGGGCATCCTTGTCGGCCTTGCCCAATGCCTTTTCCAGCCGCGCGCTTTCCGCGCCGGCGTCGATCACATCGCCGATCGGCAGCGCAAAGGACGCGCCGGGCGCCGCAACGGCGATCATGCCGCGCCCCGCCGCCCCGTCACGGGGGGCGTTCACCCGCGCCAGCCGTTCGATCAGCGGCCCATTGGCCGCCAGGGCGGCACGGGCGGCCTCGTCGGCCTCGGTCACGATCAGGTCCAGCCGGGCGGCGGCCGGCACACCCATCTGTGCGCGGGCCGACCGCACCGATTCGATCAGCCCGATGACCCAGTTCATCTGCCGGTCAGCCGCCTCGTCGATCAGCTCCGCCCCGTATTCGGGCCAGTCGCCATGCACCAGCATCTTGCCCCGCGTGCCGGTCAGCGCCCAGATTTCCTCGGTCACGAAGGGCATGACCGGGTGCAGCATGGTGATCGCCTGCTCGATCACCCAGGCCATGGTGGCGCGGGTTTCCGCGGCATGGTCGCCGTCGAACAGCGGCTTGGCCAGCTCGACATACCAGTCGCACAGCTTGCCCCAGACAAAGCCGTAAAGGCTCAGCGCCGCATCGTTGAAGCGATAGGCTTCAAGCGCCTCGTCCAGCGCCAGCCGGACGCGCGCCGTCTCGCCCATGATCCAGCGGTTGACGGTGTGCTGGGGGTCGGGGCGGGTGGGCGCGCCGGGAAAGACGCCGTTCATCTCGGCAAAGCGGACGGCGTTCCAGATCTTGGTGACGAAGTTGCGGTTCGCCTCGACGTGTTTCGGCCCCAGCTTGGGGTCGCGCCCCTGCGCGGCCATGGAGGCCAGCGTAAAGCGCAGCGCGTCGGCGCCGTATTCGTCGATCAGGTCCAGCGGGTCGATGACGTTGCCCTTGGACTTGGACATCTTGGCGCCCTTTTCGTCGCGCACCAGCCCGTGGACATAGACGTTCCGGAACGGCACCTGATCCACCACCGCCAGCTGCATCATCATCATCCGGGCGACCCAGAAGAAGATGATGTCAAACCCGGTGATCAGCGTGTCGGTGGGGAAATAGCGTTTGAGTTCATCGGTCTGTTCAGGCCAGCCGAGCGTGCCGATGGGCCACAGGCCGGACGAGAACCAGGTATCGAGGACGTCGGGGTCGCGTTCGATCCGCACTCGACGAAGTGTGTCGTCGTTC encodes the following:
- the opgC gene encoding OpgC domain-containing protein, encoding MSRIAWLDMLRGYALLCIMLNHMPLGWLRQFTLGNFAVFDAAELFVLLSGFLVGLVWIKVEAQDGRRTAQWRFLRRAAQVWLALVIGGVLLALLSRGLFALGLNHTAIWSEYARWIVTYPLPYIGTLALLWMQPNLLDVLALYVILLGLAPVTVPMLLNRPLWFGAGSLALWLAAVPLNAALPNQRVEGGLLFNPFGWQMLFFAGVAMGAFRRRFMPALLRRAGWITALAAGVSLYSLGMAALWRLGPGGKRLADVMWNAVGVVDKWSLDGVRFAAIIAASWLVAVPCAPALAMMAGTRLGRAAALIGRGGLFSFVACVLLSVLGDALAMNPPGAGALRRICIDIWTIAALWLLSFLWMNRPGRRRQMPARA
- a CDS encoding glucan biosynthesis protein, with the translated sequence MERRVFLGTMTAALAGGVVGARAQTAAPFGFEEVARLAADLARAGFAPPQERLEPPFADLGYDAYRGIRFRREADPWRDLGRFGLDLLPPGMLFNVPVRINLVENGVPRNLPFDPSVFEFSPNGFPPDAAKAAPGDMGWSGFRLRTVLNRPGLLDELAVFQGASYFRVIGRGNVYGLSMRGLAIGTGSAQGEEFPAFREFWITSPTPDSESLTVLALLDSPSVAGAYEFVLTPGTDTVVNTRLALFPRREMADAGIAPLTSMFWFGPGDRGNVDDYRPGVHDSDGLQMVTGGGEHLWRSLSNPAALQISAFSDRDPRGFGLMQRDRRFSSFEDAETRYQDRPSAWIAPEGDWGQGSVVLIEIPVDTEFNDNIVSFWQPAQPLAAGVRHDFAYRMAIGMAPAPRTPIAQVVQTRSGLAVNGRATRSFLIDYDLAPFVDQPDPVASVTASDGAIDHAYVMRLPEAGVMRLAFEFRPERAELAELTARLDSGNVRMSETWLYRWTRE
- the mdoH gene encoding glucans biosynthesis glucosyltransferase MdoH yields the protein MPVQDFAAPPPPGPARERPAPSVLLARLIAFGGCALIVALGFWQMLLVFGGQVQPLQWALLVFFTLTFGWVGFSFCSLLAGLIAQQPQTPADPGEARIAVVMPVYHEDPADSMGLLAALADELAAAGMADRAEIFVLSDSRDPDFFAAETLAVAALRETCPLPVWYRRRTDNTGRKAGNIAEFVRRWGGCYDQMVVLDADSVVGGTVIREMSARMSADPALALIQTIPMLVGGQTLFSRVIQFAGRVYGPPIARGVAAWSGDDGNFWGHNAMIRVRAFAACCGLPELPGNPPFGGTILSHDFVEAALLRRAGWKVRLDWDLRASYEGSPPTLLDMAVRERRWAQGNLQHLRLIGARGFSWISRVHFTIGILGFLMSPVWLAMILVGLALTAKVILSKPEYFPNSYQLFPDWPTFDSTRMTWLLAAAMGLLLVPKFVAVIRAWRRPLAANAGGRSRILASALFETVLSALIAPVQMLIQTRQIAEILRGRNSGWESQVRKGSMPPWRLVLSRHWIHVASGLAVLAVVAMLSPGQLIWLSPILAGLILSPAISRWTASPVFGRWARMAGLLVTPEERQTPELLVASGAQIRRLRQDGSATLALGADPAAMARHRALLAPLPARPAAERLPAIAAAAKIAAASSQAEALSFLDRGEKAALLSDPHLLAAWAALPR
- a CDS encoding DnaJ family domain-containing protein; its protein translation is MHWFERIALRRTDEAAAKGQLSGLAGEGRPLDPVRLRESADDVLHRMMADGGFLPPEMQLAKDIAVQRAVMDQIEDEAERRALGRRIALMELKRGVMADARRRSARG